The segment TAGAAATGAGACCCTAACCTCTCCAGGAGAATTCTCTTTAAGTTGTGGTTGCCACAACAGGATCTTATCCGTCATACTCTGAAACCAGATATATAGAACACAAGATTAACCTTTCTGTTTTTAGCTTATTCATTATTGACACCTGGACTAACCTTTGAAAGAATATAATCACCAACCCAGCAGTTACACTCTACTATAGTCATACGATCTGAAGCTGTAAATACCTACACATACAAGTAATCTTACATCAAGACATGGATGTCACTCGTTGTTAAAAGGACGAAGAAACAGAAAAATACTTACAGGGAATTGTACAACTTGTGTTTGGAATGTTTTTGGATCATCCTTCCATGTGAATGACTCGTCGACATGTTTCCCAAACTCTGAAGGCAGCCAAAGAAAGAATAATAGAGAGATCATACAAActgaaagagaaaggaagtTCCTTTCAAGTGTGCTTGGTTTTAACTCGTACCTTTCATTGACCATACCTTAGTAGTGGTTTTCATACAACAACTAACAAAACGGTGCATATCATAAGGATGAAAGTCCTACAGATTTACAAGATATTTAAAAGATGGTTATACTTGGAATGtctttatatattatatcaaatgACACAAAACTGAGTCAGATGATTGTTTTCTTTCACATTCACTGTGTTTAAAAACCATATTGGCTTACCACACTTAGAACTGCGGATTCATGACCTCCACTACCAGCAAATACCAGAACACATATCCCAGTTTCAACATTCCACAATCGAACAGTTCCATCCTGATCCAATCAAAACGTAAGACCTCTAAATTCACAACCAAATAAATGAACATCAGtaccaaaaaaaaagccaaGAGACATACATTGCTAGCAGAAAGCACAAGTTGAGGTATCATAGGATGTGTCTTAATTTCATTCACTGAACCCTGGTGGCCCACTAGGGTCTGCAGCGAGCACAGATTACCCAAGTAAGAAATCGGATCACTTGCTAGTGGGATACTCTTTAATGTAAGATAAAAAAATGCAATAAATaccttaataatattattttggaggTTAAGGACTCGGATTCTGCCTTTCAATCCTCCAGCCGCAACAAATGGGTTCCTTTCAAGGAGGATACACGTCCAGCTTGCAGTGTAAAATGACTCCTCCTTCTAATCATCAAGGCACATAGACATATGCATCAATGAAACTTTGCTGCTTTTTATTTAATGGAAACTATATAATATGAAGACTTGCTTACATCTTCATCAGTGTAAGAGTGCAATGAAGATATGCCTCCATCTTCAAGACAGTTGTACATATTAATCTACATAATAAGAGATAAACCGAGGGCAGTAATGAGATTCATGACTCCGCTCAAGTAAAAGGTTAAAAGAAACCAAGATAGAGCTATCAAGTTTATTAGGTAATGAAGTCACTCAAACGAGcgttaaaatagaaaaatccaTACACTTTCACAGAATCtcaatagcaaaaaaaaaaacattaagcTAACACGGTTCATAATCAAGCTATAAGTAAGTATGCACTCTGAAGAGAAACCCATCAAGCAAAGTTTTCAACTTTATTCAGACAAAAGTGATACGTTAAGAATCTTAAGATCTCAGTACAGCAATCAGAAACCCAAAATCAGACAGAAAAAAAGATACTTTGCACAGACCCAGAACTAGAAACCTTAAACGGAGATTTCGAAAAAGAAGAAATCTTTTTACCCCATTTCCACCAGCGGTGACAAAGAAATTGTAGAAACGAGGATCAATAAAGTTAAAAACAACAGAACACAAAGGTTTCTTCCCTTCATGAATCCTTTTGGTCACTTCGTAAGATTTTTGGTTGGATGGAGTCAAAGACCCAGCAACAAGTGATTCGTTCCATAAACTTATCTCTGACATCTCAAATCTCTtgtctctctatctctctctcggACTCTGCTCTGGTTTTTATAAGGCTCACTAGTCTCATGCAACAACACGTCTTTGTACGTCTTTGAAACAACCAGTCCTTGAAAGATAATCTTGTTAACAAGTCTCATTCATGCAACAACAAGTTTTTGTACGTTTGTGCAACAACCAGTCCTTGAAAGATAATCTTGTTAACAAGTCTTTCCATTCACACATAGTACTAGTTGAAATGGAATTTGGTGAAATTATCCACATTTGTGAATATTAGTTAAGCTGCAATGTAGTTCACACTCCTATATGGGGAAGGGGTCCTCTTGGTCCCAAGGTAACGTCATTTATTAATctcaaaaaaatcaattaattaatCAGGTTTGAATATTAATCAGACTGCTGGGAACACACGTAGTGCTAGTTGAAATGGAATTTGGTGAAATGATCCACATTGATgaatattagttaaaaaaaaaaaacagaacacaaaGGTTTCTTCCCTTCATGAATCCTCTTGGTCACTTTGTAAGTTATCTTCGACATTTCAAAACtcttctgtctctctctctctcggacaTTGCTCTGGTTTTAAAGCTCACCAGTCTCATGCAATGACACGTTTGTGCAACAACCAGTCCtagaaaatataatcttattaACAACTCTCGTGCAACAACCAGTCCTTAAAAGATAATCTTGTTAACAAGTCTCATGCAAAAACAAGTCTTTCTACGTCTTTGCAACAACCAGTCCTTAAAAGGTAATCGTGTTAACAACTCTGGTGCAACAACTAGTCTCTCGGACAATTACGGgtttacata is part of the Raphanus sativus cultivar WK10039 chromosome 5, ASM80110v3, whole genome shotgun sequence genome and harbors:
- the LOC108858146 gene encoding polycomb group protein FERTILIZATION-INDEPENDENT ENDOSPERM-like isoform X2, which gives rise to MSEISLWNESLVAGSLTPSNQKSYEVTKRIHEGKKPLCSVVFNFIDPRFYNFFVTAGGNGINMYNCLEDGGISSLHSYTDEDEESFYTASWTCILLERNPFVAAGGLKGRIRVLNLQNNIIKTLVGHQGSVNEIKTHPMIPQLVLSASNDGTVRLWNVETGICVLVFAGSGGHESAVLSVDFHPYDMHRFVSCCMKTTTKVWSMKEFGKHVDESFTWKDDPKTFQTQVVQFPVFTASDRMTIVECNCWVGDYILSKSMTDKILLWQPQLKENSPGEVTLDVLCRYPIPKSYLGHIKFSCDLPMNYVSIGNQKGKIYVWDLKTRPPVLITVLSHYQSKSVIKQTAMSTDGNTILAASEDGTLWRWDVKRV
- the LOC108858146 gene encoding polycomb group protein FERTILIZATION-INDEPENDENT ENDOSPERM-like isoform X1 yields the protein MSEISLWNESLVAGSLTPSNQKSYEVTKRIHEGKKPLCSVVFNFIDPRFYNFFVTAGGNGINMYNCLEDGGISSLHSYTDEDKEESFYTASWTCILLERNPFVAAGGLKGRIRVLNLQNNIIKTLVGHQGSVNEIKTHPMIPQLVLSASNDGTVRLWNVETGICVLVFAGSGGHESAVLSVDFHPYDMHRFVSCCMKTTTKVWSMKEFGKHVDESFTWKDDPKTFQTQVVQFPVFTASDRMTIVECNCWVGDYILSKSMTDKILLWQPQLKENSPGEVTLDVLCRYPIPKSYLGHIKFSCDLPMNYVSIGNQKGKIYVWDLKTRPPVLITVLSHYQSKSVIKQTAMSTDGNTILAASEDGTLWRWDVKRV